The proteins below come from a single Thunnus thynnus chromosome 10, fThuThy2.1, whole genome shotgun sequence genomic window:
- the LOC137190665 gene encoding carcinoembryonic antigen-related cell adhesion molecule 6-like translates to MTFTTTVTPPGTPFLAVTWSFVDIHGAKINIVTSTQVNITGVAYTDRVTLFRSTGSLELKNLTLNDTGEYTVTVIPSGGAQLRGNCRLVIHAPVSNVNVTSNTTDLMEFSSSVSLSCSSSGSSLTFLWLNSSSEVVASERVQLIGGGRTLTIVNVTRYDRGPYRCHVFNPVSNGTSDPVNLSIIFGPDNINLTKSPSQEYYDEGSDITLMCSAASSPSALFQWFLDGQLLSDTGPVFRLMNIHMSQSGNYSCQAFNNKTLNHQTSQPAAISVLKSPISNVVITPNTTDLVEFSSSVSLSCSSSGSFPSFLWLNGSSDVTASEKVQLTDEAPVSNVVVISNTTSLLEFNSSVSLSCSSSGSSLSVLWLNGSSEVTTSERVQLTDGGRTLTIVSVTRYDQGPFKCNVSNGVSDGFSQPVNLVIQCIN, encoded by the exons ATGACGTTCACTACAACAGTGACTCCACCAGGAACACCATTCCTGGCTGTCACCTGGAGTTTTGTTGATATACATGGTGCCAAAATTAATATAGTAACCTCAACTCAAGTTAACATAACTGGAGTGGCGTATACAGACAGGGTCACTCTCTTCAGATCTACTGGATCTCTGGAGCTCAAGAACCTGACTCTTAATGACACTGGAGAATACACAGTCACTGTTATACCAAGTGGTGGAGCACAACTGAGAGGAAACTGCAGACTGGTGATACATG CACCTGTCTCCAATGTGAATGTGACTTCAAACACCACAGACTTGATGGAGTTCAGcagctctgtcagtctgtcctgctcctcctctggaTCCTCCCTCACTTTCCTCTGGCTGAACAGCAGCTCTGAGGTTGTAGCCAGCGAGAGAGTTCAGCTCATTGGTGGAGGCCGGACTCTCACTATAGTCAATGTGACCCGCTATGACCGAGGACCATACAGGTGTCATGTGTTTAATCCAGTTAGTAATGGCACCAGTGATCCAGTAAACCTCTCCATCATCT TTGGACCAGACAATATTAATCTGACGAAATCTCCATCACAAGAATACTATGATGAAGGTTCAGATATCACCCTCATGTGCTCAGCTGCCTCCAGTCCTTCCGCCCTGTTTCAATGGTTTCTGGATGGACAACTGCTATCTGATACTGGACCAGTGTTTAGACTGATGAACATTCATATGAGTCAGAGTGGGAACTACAGCTGTCAGGCCTTTAACAACAAAACTCTGAACCATCAAACATCTCAGCCTGCAGCCATCTCTGTACTGAAAT CACCCATCTCCAATGTGGTGATAACTCCCAACACCACAGACTTGGTGGAGTTCAGcagctctgtcagtctgtcctgctcctcctctggctctttcccctcttttctctgGCTGAACGGCAGCTCTGACGTTACAGCCAGTGAGAAAGTTCAGCTCACTGATGAAG CACCCGTCTCCAATGTGGTGGTAATTTCAAACACCACAAGCTTGTTGGAGTTCAAcagctctgtcagtctgtcctgctcttcctctggatcatctctctctgtcctctggcTGAACGGCAGCTCTGAGGTTACGACCAGTGAGAGAGTTCAGCTCACTGATGGAGGCCGCACTCTCACTATAGTCAGTGTGACCCGCTATGATCAGGGACCATTCAAGTGCAATGTGTCGAATGGCGTCAGTGATGGATTTAGCCAGCCGGTGAATCTTGTGATTCAAT GCATCAATTGA